CGGGCGGGTCGACCGTCACGACGGGGACCTCGGGGGCGTGTCGCCGCAGCGCGTCGGCGACGAGGGCGCGGTCGGCGCCGAGCAGGACCGCCGCGCGCAGGCGTCCGGCGTGCCGGCGGACGAGGTCGTCGTACGTCGCGCCCTTCGCGAGCCCCCCGGCCACCCACACGACGTCGTCGAGGGCGGCGAGGGCGGCGTCGGCGGCGTGCGGGTTCGTCGCCTTGGAGTCGTCGACGAAGCGGACCCCGTCGAGGACGGCGACGGTCGCGGCGCGGTGCGGCGGCATGTTCGCCGAGCGCAGCCCGTCGCGCACGGCGGTGGCGGGCACCCCGAGGGACCGGGCGAGGGCGGCCGCGGCGAGGGCGTTCGCGACGACGTGGGCGGGGACGTCCTCGGGCCCGGCGACGCCCGCGAGCGCGACGAGGTCCGCCAGCCCGCCGAGCTCGGCGGCGGCCCGGTCGCGCTCCTCGATGAACGCGCGGTCCACGAGCAGCCCCTCGACCGCGCCGACCTCGCCGACCCGTGGTGCGCCGGTGGTGAAGCCGACCGCCCGGCAGCCCTCGACGACGTCGGCGTCGCGGACCATCTGCTCGGTGGCGGGGTCGGCGGCGTTGTAGACCGCGGCGACCCGCGCACGCTCGTACACCCGCGCCTTCGCGTCCCGGTACGCCTGCGCGCCGCCGTGCCAGTCGAGGTGGTCCGGCGCGAGGTTGAGGCACGTGGCCGCGTGCGGGGACACGGTCCGCACCAGGTGCAGCTGGAAGCTCGACAGCTCGACCGCGAGCACGTCGGCGCCCGCGGGGTCGCGGACGGCGTCGACGAGCGGGGTGCCGATGTTCCCGGCGGTCCGGGCGCGCAGGCCGGCGGCGCGCAGCACCGAGCCCAGCAGCTCGACCGTCGTCGTCTTGCCGTTCGTGCCGGTGACGGTGAGCCACGGCGGGCCCTCGGCCCCGCCCTGCAGGCGCCACGCGAGCTCCACCTCGCCCCACACGACGGCGCCCGTACCGGCCGCGGCCAGCAGCACCGGGTGGTCCGGGCGCCAGCCGGGCGAGGCGACGAGCAGGTCCGGGTGCGCGGCCGTCCCGCCGGCCGAGCGCAGCAGGTCGGCCGGCGCCGTGGCGGTCCCGCCGAGGACGAGGCGGGCGCCGAGCACGTCGAGCAGGTGGGCGCGCTCGGCGGCGGCGCTGCCGTCGACCGGCTCGCGGTCGTCGACGACCGTCACCGCGGCCCCCCGCTCCAGCAGGGCGTCGGCGGCGGAGAACCCGGAGAGGCCGAGCCCGGCGACGAGCGCCGTGAGCCCGGACAGGTCGCAGTCCAGCCCGCGCAGCGCGGCGACGGCGGGCGGCTCCGCCGGGCTCACCCGCCCGGCTCGATCCCGACGACCCACTCGCCGTAGAACACGCCGAGCGCGGCGCCCACGCAGAGCCCGGCGATGATCCAGAACCGGATGACGATGGTGACCTCGGCCCAGCCCTTGAGCTCGAAGTGGTGCTGCAGCGGCGCCATCCGGAACACGCGCTTGCCGGTGAGCTTGAACGCCCCCACCTGGATGATGACCGAGGCCGTGATGACGACGAAGAGCCCGCCGAGGATGACGAGCAGCAGCTCGGTGCGCGTGAGGATCGCGAGGCCGGCGATCGCGCCGCCGAGGGCCAGCGAGCCGGTGTCCCCCATGAAGATCTTCGCCGGCGAGGCGTTCCACCACAGGAAGCCGAAGCAGGCGCCGAGCAGCGCCGCCGCGACCACGGCGAGGTCGCGCGGGTCGCGCACCTCGTAGCACTGGAAGCCCGCCGACACGGCCCCGCAGTCCTGGTTGGACTGCCACACGCCGATGATCGTGTACGCACCGAACACGAACAGGCTCGCGCCCGTGGCGAGGCCGTCGAGGCCGTCGGTGAGGTTCACGCCGTTGCTCGCCGCGGCGATCATGAGGTACGCCCACACGACGAAGAGGACGGTGCCGCCCACCCCGCCCGCGACGGCGAGGTCGAGCGCGTCGATGTCGCGGATGAAGGAGATGGCGGTGGAGGCGGGGGTCCGGCCGTTCTCGTCCGGCAGCTGCAGCGCGAGGACCGCGAAGGTGACCGACACGAAGGACTGCCCGAGCAGCTTCTGCCACGGCCGCAGCCCCAGGCTGCGCTGCTTGCGGATCTTGGTCCAGTCGTC
This DNA window, taken from Aquipuribacter sp. SD81, encodes the following:
- the murD gene encoding UDP-N-acetylmuramoyl-L-alanine--D-glutamate ligase — encoded protein: MSPAEPPAVAALRGLDCDLSGLTALVAGLGLSGFSAADALLERGAAVTVVDDREPVDGSAAAERAHLLDVLGARLVLGGTATAPADLLRSAGGTAAHPDLLVASPGWRPDHPVLLAAAGTGAVVWGEVELAWRLQGGAEGPPWLTVTGTNGKTTTVELLGSVLRAAGLRARTAGNIGTPLVDAVRDPAGADVLAVELSSFQLHLVRTVSPHAATCLNLAPDHLDWHGGAQAYRDAKARVYERARVAAVYNAADPATEQMVRDADVVEGCRAVGFTTGAPRVGEVGAVEGLLVDRAFIEERDRAAAELGGLADLVALAGVAGPEDVPAHVVANALAAAALARSLGVPATAVRDGLRSANMPPHRAATVAVLDGVRFVDDSKATNPHAADAALAALDDVVWVAGGLAKGATYDDLVRRHAGRLRAAVLLGADRALVADALRRHAPEVPVVTVDPPDTGPVGALDDDRARALMDRVVAAAADLARPGSTVLLAPAAASMDQFSSYVARGEAFAAAVRRRAGSAG
- the mraY gene encoding phospho-N-acetylmuramoyl-pentapeptide-transferase; its protein translation is MRAVLFAAGTSLVLTLLLTPVFIRLLVRQGYGQFIRDDGPTTHHTKRGTPTMGGAVVITTVLLAYLVAHLVTLTPLTYSALLVLYLMTGLGLVGFLDDWTKIRKQRSLGLRPWQKLLGQSFVSVTFAVLALQLPDENGRTPASTAISFIRDIDALDLAVAGGVGGTVLFVVWAYLMIAAASNGVNLTDGLDGLATGASLFVFGAYTIIGVWQSNQDCGAVSAGFQCYEVRDPRDLAVVAAALLGACFGFLWWNASPAKIFMGDTGSLALGGAIAGLAILTRTELLLVILGGLFVVITASVIIQVGAFKLTGKRVFRMAPLQHHFELKGWAEVTIVIRFWIIAGLCVGAALGVFYGEWVVGIEPGG